Proteins co-encoded in one Macrobrachium rosenbergii isolate ZJJX-2024 chromosome 54, ASM4041242v1, whole genome shotgun sequence genomic window:
- the LOC136834660 gene encoding uncharacterized protein, producing MGRIKQRFTKITTDAVRHQPKKMPNWKAPGLDEDHGYWLKNFKALHPRIVEQLQHCITNHHAQITGRTPLEQKDKNKGNTTSNYRPITCLPIMWKLLTGITSERLYNCLEDINTIPHITERLQKEV from the coding sequence atggggagaataaaacaaagattcaccaagATCACGACAGACGCAGTCAGACACCAAccaaagaaaatgcccaactggaaagccccaggtctcGATGAAgaccatggatactggctcaaaaacttcaaggccttACACCCACGAATAGTAGAACAACTTCAGcactgtatcacaaaccaccatgcacaaATCACAGGGAGAACACCCTTAgaacagaaagacaagaacaagggaaatacaacaagtaactacaggcctatcacctgcctaccaataatgtggaagttactaacggGTATCACCAGTGAAAGACTATACAACTGCCTAGAGGATATAAACACCATCCCCCACataacagaaaggctgcagaaggaagtgtag